A stretch of Planctomycetia bacterium DNA encodes these proteins:
- a CDS encoding PhnD/SsuA/transferrin family substrate-binding protein, with the protein MQRRIMLVGLLALCVFHAVSEKSIGQTANAASPAVRIGAVASSPGTVVVFQDLKRYLNRHDFSSDFVLYSNYDALVAALDRGEVEIAWNTPLAHAQFHVKQNCSSQTLVMRDVDRAVRSVLLVREDSGIESLNDLAGKRLILGSEEAAEATVLPLHYLAKGGLGSVDDSVCFRLNTCGRNWNSDCTLEARMPCG; encoded by the coding sequence ATGCAACGCCGCATCATGCTCGTCGGATTGTTGGCACTGTGCGTGTTCCACGCAGTGAGCGAGAAATCGATCGGGCAAACTGCAAATGCCGCATCGCCGGCGGTGCGGATCGGCGCCGTGGCTTCGTCTCCGGGGACCGTGGTGGTGTTTCAAGATCTGAAGCGATACTTGAATCGCCACGATTTTTCCTCCGACTTTGTGCTGTATTCCAACTACGACGCCCTCGTTGCGGCACTTGACCGCGGGGAAGTGGAGATCGCCTGGAACACGCCTCTGGCGCACGCCCAGTTTCATGTCAAACAGAACTGCTCCAGCCAAACCCTGGTCATGCGGGATGTGGATCGCGCGGTGCGGTCCGTGCTGCTGGTTCGTGAGGATTCGGGCATCGAGTCGCTCAACGACTTGGCGGGTAAGCGCCTGATTCTCGGCAGCGAAGAAGCCGCCGAAGCGACCGTGCTGCCCTTGCACTATCTGGCAAAAGGCGGCCTAGGCTCTGTTGACGATTCGGTCTGCTTCAGGTTAAACACTTGCGGTCGGAATTGGAATTCCGATTGCACCCTGGAGGCTCGGATGCCATGCGGT
- a CDS encoding carboxypeptidase M32: protein MAAPETFELLCQHAREAALLDSVAYLLEWDERTLMPHAAGPYRAEQFTLLSSLAHQRQTDPRIGEWLQELSDSPLAADPHSDTGATIRELRRKYHKKTKLPQALVEELARTAILGQQAWDDARKKNDFGSFRPLLEKTIELKKQQTECLGYEECRYDALLDDYEPAETTSNVARVLAGLREELVPLVAEIAASKRAPKHELLTRRYPEEQQRVFGTEMGKRIGFDFNRGRLDVTVHPFCSTMGPHDCRITTRYHEHQFPSAFFGILHEAGHGIYEQGLRPEQFGLPPGEAISLGIHESQSRMWENLVGRSRAFWEHSYPGAQQAFPEALGGVPLDDFYFAINDVRPSLIRVEADEATYNLHILIRFELEQALINDDLPVADLPAAWNEKYRGYLGIEPPDDTQGVLQDIHWSAGLVGYFATYSLGNLYAAQFFQTAQRELGDLHAMFRRGEFAPLREWLRTNIHEHGRRYTAAQLVQRITGRPLGHADLMADLRGKFAPLYEL from the coding sequence ATGGCCGCCCCAGAAACGTTCGAATTGCTGTGCCAGCATGCGCGCGAAGCCGCGCTACTGGATTCCGTCGCTTATCTGCTGGAGTGGGACGAGCGCACGCTCATGCCCCACGCCGCCGGACCATATCGCGCCGAGCAGTTCACGCTGCTCTCGTCGCTCGCGCACCAGCGCCAGACCGATCCGCGCATCGGCGAGTGGCTCCAGGAACTCTCCGATAGCCCACTGGCGGCCGATCCCCATAGTGACACGGGCGCCACGATTCGCGAGCTGCGACGCAAGTATCACAAGAAGACCAAATTGCCGCAGGCGCTCGTCGAAGAACTCGCGCGCACGGCGATCCTCGGGCAGCAGGCGTGGGACGACGCACGGAAGAAGAACGACTTCGGCTCGTTCCGCCCGCTGCTCGAAAAAACGATCGAGCTCAAGAAACAGCAGACGGAATGCCTGGGCTACGAGGAATGCCGGTACGACGCGCTGCTCGACGATTACGAGCCGGCGGAGACGACGTCGAACGTGGCCCGCGTGCTGGCCGGCCTGCGCGAGGAATTGGTGCCGCTCGTGGCGGAGATCGCCGCCTCGAAGCGAGCGCCTAAGCATGAGTTGCTGACGCGGCGCTATCCTGAAGAACAGCAGCGGGTATTCGGCACCGAAATGGGGAAGCGCATCGGCTTCGATTTCAACCGCGGCCGGCTCGACGTCACGGTTCATCCGTTCTGCTCGACGATGGGCCCGCACGATTGCCGGATCACGACGCGATACCACGAGCATCAGTTCCCGAGCGCGTTCTTCGGCATCCTGCACGAAGCCGGACACGGCATTTACGAACAAGGCCTGCGCCCGGAGCAGTTCGGCTTGCCGCCTGGGGAAGCGATTTCACTCGGCATTCACGAGTCGCAATCGCGGATGTGGGAAAACCTGGTCGGCCGCAGCCGCGCGTTCTGGGAGCACAGCTATCCCGGCGCGCAGCAGGCCTTCCCTGAGGCGCTCGGCGGCGTGCCGTTGGACGACTTCTACTTCGCAATCAACGACGTCCGCCCCTCGCTGATTCGCGTCGAGGCGGACGAAGCGACGTACAATCTGCACATCCTGATCCGCTTCGAGTTGGAACAAGCGCTCATTAACGACGATTTGCCCGTCGCCGATCTGCCCGCCGCGTGGAACGAAAAATACCGCGGCTACCTGGGTATCGAGCCGCCCGACGACACGCAAGGCGTGCTGCAGGACATCCATTGGAGCGCCGGCCTGGTGGGCTACTTCGCCACGTATTCGCTCGGCAATCTCTATGCCGCGCAGTTTTTCCAGACCGCCCAACGGGAACTCGGCGATCTGCACGCCATGTTCCGCCGCGGAGAGTTCGCGCCGCTCCGCGAATGGCTGCGCACGAACATTCACGAACACGGCCGCCGCTACACGGCCGCACAACTCGTCCAGCGCATCACCGGTCGCCCGCTGGGGCACGCGGACCTGATGGCAGACCTGCGCGGCAAATTCGCCCCACTCTACGAGCTGTAG
- a CDS encoding bifunctional nuclease family protein: MPVQMELSRIIISEINEQQVIYLREIEGSRTFPILIGIFEATSIDRKVKRIPTQRPLTHDLVVSIVEQMGAELQDVVISELREHTYFAKLRIRHEGELIEIDARPSDAIAVAVTCDPQLPIYVSEEVLTDVLGEP, encoded by the coding sequence ATGCCGGTGCAGATGGAGTTATCGCGGATCATTATCAGCGAGATCAACGAGCAGCAGGTGATTTATCTGCGCGAGATCGAAGGGAGCCGCACGTTTCCGATCTTGATCGGCATCTTCGAAGCCACGAGCATCGACCGCAAGGTGAAGCGCATTCCCACCCAGCGGCCGCTGACGCACGATCTGGTGGTCAGCATCGTCGAACAGATGGGGGCCGAATTGCAGGACGTGGTGATCAGCGAACTGCGCGAACACACCTACTTCGCCAAACTCCGCATCCGCCATGAAGGGGAATTGATCGAAATCGACGCCCGGCCCTCCGACGCTATCGCCGTGGCAGTGACCTGCGACCCGCAGTTGCCGATTTATGTTTCGGAAGAAGTGCTGACGGACGTGCTGGGGGAGCCGTAG
- a CDS encoding S8 family serine peptidase: MALRVERAMVSAALPARWQIALQRWRAGISRRPDVGCLDGEVAVIAKVRDVERWHASADLRPGAVLGKSPDGNDWLMTARVPLARVEALLADPGVLQLEPAQPLRPLLDEVTVELGAMPELLPTRGAERLGAGAIVGIIDTPCDWRHANFASSSGRPRVAAYWDQQATARADRRVHYGAVWDRGELWMTRDVPVDDMTTLNSHGTHMLDVATGNGRGGSAAGVAPRADIVYVAMPRAARRNRSRAAATVGDTVRLLEGTKFIFDQAGSAPCAVNISLGTNAGPHDGTTLVEQSLDALSLAAPRRAILVAAGNNYAADQHAAGTVRPSLPFNLAWHVPCGGRVRHSLEVWYRAADRFDVELIAPRGRGACRVAPGENACIVDDRTGRLRAFVAHEACAANGDRAVTVFIERGAPAGVWTVRLHPRQVLDGRFHAWIEPGDDVRPVFISAIDPGSTLNSLACGRATIAVGAYDAQRPHLPLAWYASEGPTRDGRPKPDVSAPGHRVWAAKAGTREASVECSGTSLAAAAATGVAALVLAEAEAAGVALSADALTRLLIETCRKHPPKDGWDSRYGHGRIDAAAAVERVLRLGDPSETSLRVANLNGSQR, encoded by the coding sequence ATGGCGCTCCGCGTGGAACGGGCAATGGTCTCCGCCGCACTGCCGGCGCGCTGGCAGATTGCGTTGCAGCGTTGGCGCGCGGGGATATCGCGCAGGCCTGACGTCGGGTGCCTGGATGGCGAAGTGGCCGTGATCGCGAAAGTGCGCGACGTGGAACGCTGGCACGCGTCGGCCGATCTGCGGCCGGGCGCGGTGCTCGGTAAGTCGCCCGACGGGAACGACTGGCTGATGACCGCGCGCGTCCCTTTGGCGCGGGTGGAAGCATTGCTGGCCGATCCGGGCGTATTGCAATTAGAGCCGGCGCAACCGCTGCGACCACTGCTCGACGAGGTCACCGTGGAACTCGGCGCGATGCCGGAACTGCTGCCGACGCGCGGCGCGGAGCGGCTCGGCGCCGGCGCCATCGTCGGCATCATCGACACGCCTTGCGATTGGCGACACGCTAATTTCGCCAGCAGTTCCGGGCGACCGCGCGTGGCTGCGTACTGGGATCAACAAGCTACGGCGCGCGCCGACCGCCGCGTACACTACGGCGCTGTTTGGGATCGCGGCGAATTATGGATGACGCGCGACGTCCCCGTGGACGATATGACTACGTTGAATTCGCACGGCACGCACATGCTCGACGTCGCCACGGGCAATGGTCGTGGCGGCAGCGCGGCCGGCGTAGCGCCACGAGCAGATATCGTCTACGTGGCGATGCCCCGCGCGGCGCGCCGCAATCGCTCGCGCGCCGCCGCAACCGTAGGGGATACGGTTCGTCTGCTGGAAGGTACGAAGTTCATCTTTGACCAGGCCGGCTCTGCGCCCTGTGCCGTAAACATCAGCCTGGGCACGAACGCTGGCCCGCACGACGGAACGACGCTCGTTGAGCAATCGCTCGACGCATTGTCGCTTGCCGCGCCGCGCCGCGCGATCCTCGTTGCGGCCGGCAACAACTATGCGGCGGATCAACATGCAGCGGGAACGGTGCGGCCGTCCTTGCCGTTTAATCTCGCGTGGCATGTCCCTTGCGGCGGACGCGTGCGGCATAGCCTGGAGGTCTGGTACCGCGCGGCGGACCGGTTCGACGTGGAACTGATCGCGCCGCGCGGCCGGGGCGCCTGCCGTGTCGCGCCAGGCGAGAACGCGTGTATCGTCGATGATCGTACGGGGAGGCTTCGCGCATTCGTTGCGCACGAAGCGTGCGCCGCGAACGGTGATCGCGCCGTCACGGTCTTTATCGAGCGCGGCGCGCCTGCCGGAGTGTGGACCGTGCGATTGCATCCTCGCCAAGTTCTCGACGGGCGGTTTCACGCTTGGATCGAACCCGGGGACGACGTGCGGCCGGTATTTATCAGTGCCATCGACCCGGGCAGCACGCTCAACAGTCTCGCCTGTGGGCGCGCGACGATCGCGGTCGGTGCTTATGATGCGCAGCGTCCTCATTTGCCGCTCGCCTGGTACGCGAGCGAGGGTCCAACCCGTGATGGCCGTCCCAAACCGGACGTGAGTGCGCCGGGGCATCGTGTTTGGGCGGCCAAAGCGGGGACCCGGGAAGCCTCGGTGGAATGCTCCGGCACCAGCCTGGCCGCGGCCGCTGCGACCGGCGTGGCAGCCCTGGTCCTGGCCGAGGCCGAGGCGGCTGGGGTCGCGCTTTCCGCCGACGCATTGACGCGTCTCCTGATCGAAACTTGTCGGAAACATCCGCCCAAAGACGGCTGGGACTCCCGCTATGGACACGGGCGAATCGACGCCGCGGCCGCGGTGGAACGCGTGCTCAGGCTTGGCGACCCGTCGGAAACTTCGCTCCGCGTCGCGAACTTGAACGGCTCGCAACGGTAA